GAAGTAAGATTGACCATCTGTGGTATGGTTATGCTTTGATATGTTTGAGTTCCTGTTTTCTTGGTAAACACTGATACTCAACCGTTTGCTATTAAAGTGGCCTTATGTTGCATTCTCTGCTGTTGCCTATTGACGAAACACTTCATTGCATTGTCTGTTATCATTCTCGAGGTCACATCTGACAATTTGCTACTTGAAATATTGAGAAAAAACACAAGCCATAGTCATAGCAGTTTTTAAGTGAATGTCCACTCTATCATACCTGATGATCTGGTAGAGCTACTGATGTAAAAAACTACCAGCTATCTATGACTACATCCTTCCTCATACAGTCATTCATTCACTATCATGACAGGTTTAACCTGTCCATGATTCAACTCAACACAGTGGCTTGCCCATGGGCTTCCCCAGAGAAGGTAAGTACAGAGACATatctcaagatttttttctatcaCCAACTCAAAAAATATGTGCAAATTCAGCAACTCCACTCCTGACATGCATCTGGTCTATGATATATTCACCTTTGTAGACAGTAATGCCTTTTATGTTGCTTACAAAGGAAGTCCAACTACTGCGTATTTCTCAACTCTATCCATTGAAACTACTCAAAAACTAGAGCAGTagttcctcccctccccatgtACATACCGTTAAGTCTCTGACACATCtctagcatttttttcccctccaataATCATGCATCCCTCATCATGATGTCCAATCATGATGTCTGCATGACCAAACTATGGTGACTGCTTTCGGTTGCTATTGAATCAATGTCTCACCAGTCAGTCACAGCAGGATATAACTTCtaatttcaaaaacatttcaaataatcATTTTAATTTGACAATGAACATCTAACCTTGGCTTTCCCATAAACTGTTTGAAAAACGTAAAAAATCCTTCCAGTCAGCATACTGGCTTGTTTGTTAATGTCTACCACTGGTCCCAAGGGACCAGCTAAAACCCACACGTTTTAGCCTTCTGATACATTGTACCTGCTTTTTTCCTGGACAGAATTACTTCATGCACAGCATGCTGTTAGCTGCTATTAGGCAAATGTGACCTCATATAATTAACCTGCAAGAAGACTATTTCCATGTCCTTCAATGGTACAGCCAGAccacctttttttctggaactTTGCATCCCCAATACCAAGAAAataagttacaaaaaaaaatgccttaatGTGACTTATGTAACCACTGCATCCCCTGACCTCTGACTCTGAACTTCCCCCAAGGGGACCAGTGACCTTTTCCACCTGTATATATTTACCCTGGCCTCAGAAAAGGTAAAACTAGTTCAAAGTCAGAAGCCTAACGCAGGCCTTTTGCTGAGTTTGCCGTAAGTACAAACAGAACTCCTGATTACAAGTAGGACCTTGACCTTTACTCGTTTTCCAGTGACAGGAAGCCCCAGCACAGTAATGAAAGTCACACAAACTTCACACTACCCTGTATGCCACAGCCCAGCGGTATCAGCTCGCTCTATCAGCTGCAGATTTCATGAGCGTGCAGTGCAGAAAGTAAAACAGAGTTCATGGCAATAAAGGCAATTATGTCAAGGAATTGAACCTGAAAagcctttcccctcttcctcctaccGCAAGCCAAGTTGTGAGGTGCTAAAGGactaattaaaaaaccaaaaccaaaccaaccaaccaaccacccacccacccccaaaacaaaacaaaaaagcagtaatatttCACACCCTGTCAGGTTCTATAACATGAGAGAGAACACTCACACAACAGCTCTTTCTCTCCAGATCTAGGGTATCATCATCTTGGATCCAGGCACAGTCTACTATCTGGTCCAATGAACTTTGAATTTCAGTAACCACACAGTTTAAAAACTGGAGGTAGCATGATGGTTGTAAGTCTCCTAGAGGAAAGACTGAAGTTGATTCTCCCCACAGGAATTGTACTTCAAGCTCCCCATTTTTTACCAAAATACACTGACctattagaaaaagaaaaaaagaaaggggtagtatactcccccccccccccccccaggttttgtttgctttaaagcaGACCATAATGCAATCATAATTTGGATGCAAAATCCTAGGCTTTGCAGCATGCCCAAGATTGTACACCTGCAGCATCTTGATGTGGTGGGTACCATCCTCTGAATTTTAATAGAGTTCAGGCACCAACTATTCAAAAAGTTCAGCATGATCAAAACTAAATTAGCTCTGCTTGTAGGGCAGTGTTGCAACTCATAATGATCTCCTTACAAGCATTACAGTGTAGCTTTGGACTTGGAGAGTAAAAAGCAAGATACAAGCAAGGTTGTCAGCACCATGATTTTGAATTACTACAATTCCATCAAAGTTTACCAATGGAATTTGATTAGATTAATATGAAGTAGACTGCAATCTAATCCAAAGTGCCTAAGTAAACTTTAAGTATCTTACCTAAACTtcttccaccaaaaaaaaccttatCAGCCCATTTCAGCAAACTAAAACACGCAAACATAGCCAAGCTTACTCTCAGTCAAATTCCCTTTTATTTCACAGATGTTGATTGCTAATAAAGCTAAACAAATCTGAAGTTCAGACTGAGTCACTGAAACTTGTTCCAAAGACCTGGAGGAATGGACTTTATGCaattttttgtcatttcaaCCCTtattatttcctctgctttgaaaTATAAGATGTAAcagtgaaaatacattttcacatttGAACTTGTTTGACatcttttagcatttttaagCTATACATCCTCTGCATGAAAACCAATAAATACGTTAGTGTGAAAACAGACTAGAAAATCTCAATAATCTAGAAAAAACATTAAcgagaaactttttttccatacaCAGATGATCTTTGTCAGTGACCCACTTGGAAAATTTTCGCAGATTACCATGTTCTGCACAGACTACACAGCATTCTTGGATTCAGTCCAGATTTAAAGACAACTAATTCACCGTTCACGAAAAAATGGTAGTTTTAAACATACAtagctgaaaatggaaaacagcctTAAGAGTTAAATGCTTTTATGCAGCTGAATTGGGACATACCAGAAGTAAATTAAGTTCAGTCCtgaacagcattttaaagcataCTAGCAATTACACACGAAGCTGGATGTAGTCACTATGAAGCTTTCAATCCAACCATATCTTTGGAAAAGTCAGATTTAATATCACATTAgctcacaatttttttaatatatttggtAACTCTGCTGGAACACAGACCTTGCTTATTGCTTTGAAACATACAACATTATCTAGATGTTTGTCTAGAGTTCTTAGtagccaaaaataaaaagatcaaATAGAGGACAGTAGGAACAAAGGCACATGGTTAATTTATAAAAAGTATTTACAGGGTACTTGAACATTTATTTCTATCTACTAGAAACTCATTCATCTtgaatacaaaaagaaaagactacTGAAACATGTTAAGGGAGATCATCCTAAACAGATGTTCTCAAGCGATATGAGCAGAGAATCTCACACATCATTAAATTATCTCCGGAattaaatttctcattttgaatATAGAATTTCCAAATATTGAAGTTCATAAATTTATTATTCCTCTAAGCACTGTAATACTTTAGTGCAATCCTCTTCAAAGGTTGAAGCTGGGCAGTTAAGGCAGTCTACtaacagtgttttaaaattcagcacAGTGTTTAATCATTGAGGTGCCTGGTAGTTCTTTACTTGGAGAGCTGTCTTTTGAAACCTTCATCCATACCGTCATCCTTCTAGCTGATGCAGTCTCAAACACAGCATGTTTAAACACCACCGTTCTtgcagtgttttgggttttttggaggtgggaagggaggagtCGTCTAACATCAAGCCATTAGCTCCATAAGCGACTCTGCAGGATGGTTAACATGCACGAGTTGATGTGTGGCTTTACTGTGTGTTGTGCTAACCTTTATGGGCTGCCAACACGATGCTTCTAGAACACCACCCGTTACATTCAAACTATAAGCACTCTGTAAATCCCGGTACTGTATTCTGCACTCCACTCACAGTGTTTCAGCATAGTCTGTTGCAAAGCAAACTAATTTTCCTAGAGTGgggtttcttcttttccatggAAGTTCATTGATGACCaagttcacaaaaaaaaaaaaccaaaacccaccccccaaaaaaccctctctGAACAAATCAACCAAACTTTTTAAGTGCACTTCATCTCATTCTGAATTTTTTCCTACAGACTTGAACTAGTCATTTTGAAACTATTATCCTCAACTACAGCAGAAGATTTTACTCTAGTAGTATGGAAATGGTTTCCACTAAACTTTAATAAGGCTGTGCCTTATTAAAAGGTGACTAGTGCTGCCTATCTACAGCTGACAGGTTGGGGCACCGGAACTGACCTGAAGTGTTATAAAATTCCACAataggaaacaaacaaacaaacaaaaacccaacacccccctgcctgcacattATACGATCCCTTTTATTCACCAAAGCTGCCCATGTATATCCTAGGTGGAAGATAGCAGAACAGCTGCTCAGCCTTCAGATGCAGGTGTTTAGCGCTTCCTATATCTTTCCATCTTGCTCGATGTCACATCTCTTCAAAGGACAGTTacagaaatgggaaggaaaaaataagagaaaatagaACAGCATTTTCAGACAGATCAATATTCttcaaatttttcatttgaaatattaaagTAAATTTATTTATGATGAAAGTCATCAGAAGACCATTCTCctggatttaaaatattttggtttttttctttggaaaaaaagaaaaaagaaaaaaaaaagaaaaccgaTACACTTTACTAAAACCACAGATGCTGTGGCTTTCCtgtctgcctctctctccttaCATATGTCCATACTGATGACAGAGCCAGTTCAAAAAGGTCTAATCACTATCTAAATTAACAGGGTTGTAGTCAGGGTCATCCTCTTCATCCTCCAACTCTAAATCATCCATTTCTTGGAATAAAGATTCATCAACTTCCACACTGTTTCCAGctgcaaagaacagaaaaataatttattttcatgcaagcagaaaaacagtACCTGAACAACAAAATACACAACACTTTTTCGTATTCATTATTCAATGTAGGTAGCTGTTAACTTACTTGgctttttatatttcaaatagttatggaaaaagaaatgccactTCTTATCTTTTTACAGCTAAAGTGAAGCTTTTTTCCCTCATACCAAAACCCAGTCAAGAGAAATGTCACACAGGACCTCAGAATCCAGTGGAAGAGCAAAGTTAACATTTATAGTTCCCAGAAGCAGAGATTCTTTCTCCCAGGTACCGTCAAAGTAGGAGGCTCAGGACCCCACAGCTGGAACAGTTACAACTGTCATAGCCACAGAAACATGTAAGGTTTATTAATAAAGAGCCTTACACACCATTTACATATCTaagtttgttttcagatttaaattttaaaagcaagatgaATGTTTGTatgctttcacattttcttctgaaagagatGATGCTGACCTAAGGATAAAACTTGAGGACCATTGCTATTTTATTTGTGCGTATCAACAGTGACATCTTCCGGCCACTGAATAGGTTTCTGTTCTTTCCCTGGATTTGAAAAAGCCTTTATAACCGTTTCCATCTAAAAGATAATGCCATTATCCTGTTTAAGCTGTGAAAATTAGTATTACTTATTACACGCTATTGTATTACTAAATTGCAGCTAGTAACCTGTTGCATTTATGATAGAATGCAAACAACAACAAGGACAGTTTTTAATCACCGATAGCAACGGGATTAAAAGCTAATACATTAATCCCAAATCATTTGGGCACAGAGCCCAAATACAGAGGTCTGTTCCTCCCGAGACAGCCAAATGTTCCATCAACAACCCATCTTCACTTTAGGCACTTTGGAGGAAGACAAGGTTAAATTATGCCCTCTAACTAAAAGAAACTCAACTCCCCCATTACTGCCATTTCAAGTTTATACTCACTGATGTTcataacaacttttttttttgttacttgcAGAGAAAATTCTTGACtcttttgcatgtgttttgcAATACCAGTAGATAATGCAGCTACATTAAAGAATTGTCTTAACTCaaaaatcagtcttttaaaCTAGGATACTAAAAGGCAGtacagaaaatgagagagagaatgtGACTATGAATAGATTTGATTTATCTCCAACAGATTTTCCAAGTTCAATATCTTTTGGCACAGGCTTACAAAATTTTCAGCTAGCACCAGGTCAAGTATTTTCGGTAAGATACTAGACAAATCTGCACAGAAACACGAAGAACAACTGGGTTGCACAGAGGCAAACAGCATTTAATTTGACCTGCCAGAAGTTTACTATTGGTGTTGAGgttcagagagaaggaaacaCAACTTCAAGATCTGTACCTGAAATCAGGGGTAAGAAGGCTggctattagaaaaaaaaggaaaagcagggtttggttgtggtttggttttgttgttttgcttggttttggttttgcttccagTCCAAACGCTTCAACAGAAGTAAGATCAACTCAAGCccaaaactgcaaataaatatgctttagcatcttaaaaatgttgtttgtttgtttttgaaagaagttAAAATCACTTCTGTTCAATCTGCAAAACAGTACTTCTTAGAACGTTCTTCCAATGTAAAAGTGACACTGAGGTAAGTTGTTAAGTCAGAAATATAATACAGATTTTGCTTAGGAATTTTGACCTATTTTAAGCCACTGCCTTTCAGTTgtggaaacaaacaaatatttacCTTCCTCCAAGAACTGGATGTCAGAGGTGTCAAGGTTGTGATCCATTTCAAACAGCTGTTTAcctagcaataaaataaaatttaaaaaaatataagcaaGTAGAATTATGAAATAACTGTCAACCTAAGGCAACAACAGTTAGCACATGTATTTTAGGCTTTTCAGATTAACCAATTTGagcaggtttttctttcttttttttttttttttttttcccccagctgctCATTTCTGTTAAGTCcccctttctgtttttttgacTATTCATCCAGGATTCTTCCATGCCAACAGGCCTCCTCCTCTTACATGGGAAATGGGTCACTGTTTCTTATAGTTACTTCAACGTTACTAAGGCTTTAATAACGTGGGGTTGGAAAATTCACACCGTACTGCCCCACAGCCTTTGCTCAGTCTTTATTGCTTTAGTCTTCATCTCGCATTCCACAAGAAATCCTCTATGGGAACTGGAAAGGAAATTAGCTGCCTCCTCCATCTTTTTCCATATATCCTCCCCATTCAAAAAGCAACTTGGACCTACACACAAATCACCAGctcctacacacacacacacatctgtgAAGGAAACATCACACAAGGCAAATGGAAGCCTTTCTAATTGGGaggtaaaggaagaaaagctcaGGACTCTTTCCACATAAACTACCCATCTTCCATCTATATTTGCGTTGCTTACACAAGCTTCCACCAACAAGACTGGTTAGTGTTCATGGTAAAACATTTAAGACACCTTTTACTTCTACTGGGGTTGCACTCATGACATCTGAAAATAAGCCTGTTTTTAGTTTTGCAAAGGGAAGCTTCTATAAACTAGACTTGTATAGAGGAAAATAGACACAGCATGCTGACAATAAGTTTAAGAACAACAAAACTAGAAGCAGCTGAATTTCTACTCTCTCATCTTTGTAGATTCCCAAATGCACTCCCTTCAGAGGGGAATCAAGCATGTTGCCTGCCCTCTACAGCTTTTCATGAAACTTACTACAACTAAACTTTCCATCTCTCTGTcaaatttcattaaaactaGCCAAAAGTTTCAAAAGCCTTCAGAAGACAGGAGAGAAGATAACACTGATACAGCACAATCACATTGGTCATATTTTCTCAGGTAATCAGGTTAAAAAGTAGATCCAACATCACAAGAGAAGCAGTCCGAAGTTAAGCCGTGGAGAGTGTGGAGGAGGATGCCCAAGATTTAAGTTTTACCTACAGGTTCTcataagaaaagtaatttcctcCACATTTTGCCCACTGGATACAGAGTTTACTTTCTGCTGGACAAACTGTGATCTACAAAACAGAGCCTGAAACCACTGCTATGACAAGCTCTTCCCCAAAATATCAGAGCCATTCTCACTAGTCATCATAAGCTTGTCATATGCAGCAGCCAGCCTCTGTGTTGCTTCAGTCCAGCAACAGCATCCCGAACTCCTACATGCGCTTGAATAATCTGAAGTCACTGTACAATCCAGTGCAATAAAGGCCAAATCAATAAACTGTCTGATGTAGACTCTTCCTGTCGCTTAACAAACCCCAACTATTTCTCCCAGAACAACGCTTGTCAGTAGCAGCTCCAAGTGGTATACTGTCTGGCACAAAACCAAAGAAGCTTAAACACACAGTTGGGGAACCTTAATGACTTCAGCAGAAATTCTGCATCTATTAGCTTTGTATTAAGCCCAAAATCAGCACTCAGAAAGACTTCATGCGACATGGAGGACAacaatcaaatcctgcattAAGAGTTTATTTACTACCATCATCTTTCAgtgtaaaaattacttttaggCTTGTCATTACAGTCTGGTACCATTGCAAAAACTTCAGGACCAGTTTTAAATCATACcgcttaatttatttttgcccgcttgttcttcttctttcatttttttcctttttatttctaggAGTTCTGCATCAAACTTCGCTTTCCAATTCAGGAAATTCTCAATGGTAACAGGAGTGCCATGAAAACGttgctgaaagaacagaaaacaaggcTGCAAACACAACTTGCAAAGCTACGAGTGAAGATGAGCATTctcttaattatttaaattacaaCCTTCCAGAAGCACTGCTTGCTGTGAAGTATTCTGAGAAACTAATCCTAACCCTGAGAATATACAAAGAACATATTCTTACTGTTTTTTGTCATGGGACTCTCCCTTCAGAGAGCTGTACCGAGGTGGAAATTCTTACGGAAAAACCCTGTTTACTACTTTTGGACGTACAGTGCAATAGTTAGCTACACACCACTAATACAGGTTATCCGTAAGTAGGCAGCACTtcttatagaatcacagaatcgtttaggttggaatagacctttaagatcatccagtccaaccattaactcTTAAGCGCAATCTACacccaaatattttccattaaaatacattaaccCTTCTATCTTGttgagacagaaaaaaggatttttttattccagctatttttctaccattttcagaaatactgaacCTTCCAAGTCCTACCACCCTCTAGCTATTTctgaggaagaaagtgaagattCAGTAGTTGGACTTATCACAGCACATTGCATGAATGGAAAAACTATTCCACAGCAGCTGGTAGAAAGGACACATGCTGGGAGGACAAACCAGTCTTGAAAACTGGTCCCACTGCTTCCACCCTACTCACTCAGTCTACTAAGGAAGAGAAACTTCCTCAGACCGTGCAGCCTGTGTGCAGCATGCCATATTCTTGCCTTTTTTGCTCCCCATGCCCTCTTGCCTCTTCAAGCAAAAAACTGGCTACAGCAACTTTGATTTCATGTGGGAAAAATCCCTGCCCCTGCCTTAGGAAGTAATGCTAGAAGGGACTGTGAACATGCAATAAGTCTCTGAAGAGACTGCTTTagtaaatggggggggggggggagggagagtgGAGAATCTCTTACGTGCACTAAAGAATTTTCTAGTCCTTAAGTTTTAATTATATCAACTTTGGGATAGATGTTCCTCTCCACTGCAACTGAGAATTGCTCCTGCATCAAAcccacacatttaaaaaaagcaggaaatttttagttgaaaacatttttttacatactttctcttcttcttctgcttctctttctttctgtttcttttcttcttctcttcgTGTTTTTATTTGATCCactatttcatttaatttctcctGTACTGCTGAGACTAGAGTGAAGATCATTACCATTCctaaattttcttctgcctaCAACACAAAGAAGGCAACTTCAATAGGAGAACCTCAAACCTTCAGCAGCTGAATGCATAAATACGTTTAGAAAGCAGTGCAGATAACGCAGCTGAGGCACTCTGCACCAGTCTCAAAAGCTCCCTGTAAAATACAACTCAGCTGGCCAGTTAAGCCAGTTAAAGTTACCCCCAAATGGCTGTGCAGCAAAACACCAACGATGAACACCTGTGTTCCAAGGTTATCAACATATTACAGACATCTGGAAGGCTTTTtcatgaataaaacaaaacctatAGTAGGAATATAGTTCCAAGATTTGAATATTACAAACCATAAGAGACAACAGTCACTCAGAACCTCTTCTGTCCTGAAATGGCTTATTCCTTAATCTCATTACATGCCCTTTTGAAGTGGGACAGTTtcccaggaaaaacagaaaacatcagtTGATGGAAGGAAGGTTTTATGAAgtaaactgaaaagaaagaatgccTACTGAACATATTATGGCAGCTTTAAGGCAGGGAGGACTTGTCAAGAATTCCTGAAACCAAAGAAGTGTTTCCTTCTCATTCCTTCACAATGCACTCTCACAGATCCCAAAGGCTGAAGAGATCCCCTTGCCCCCAAAATAGTGATGTTATTAAAAAGAATCGAGAATCAATGtagcattttttaatctttcccaATAAAATTGAAGTGGCTTATTTCCACAAATGCTATATATGAGTTAAACAAATTCACCTTAAGCTAGAACTGCAGAACAGGGGAAGCCCTAGAGCACTTCCATTTCATTATCATACCTGTGCACACTGAATTAGCCCTATATTTTACCTCATTAACATAATTTACCTCAATAATGTCATTTACCAAACTCAAACCTCAAAGCTGGTCCCTACAGTATGGAATAGGTTTCAAATCAGTAGCACATACCTCAGAAAACAACTGATTTGAGACATAAATTTTGGCTAAAGTGTGAAGTGATATCAAGCTGAACTGGGATATTCCATTTTCCTTACCTGTTGTTCTAGTAGTTTTATTATGTCCGTGACATCATTATCGTCAAGATTCTCCTGTGAGACAATTTCATAAAGTGGAGTTTCATCAGGATATTTTTCTC
This genomic interval from Pelecanus crispus isolate bPelCri1 chromosome 3, bPelCri1.pri, whole genome shotgun sequence contains the following:
- the RWDD1 gene encoding RWD domain-containing protein 1, translating into MTDYSEEQRNELEALESIYPDSFTVLSEKPTTFTITVTSEAGENDETVQTTLKFTYREKYPDETPLYEIVSQENLDDNDVTDIIKLLEQQAEENLGMVMIFTLVSAVQEKLNEIVDQIKTRREEEKKQKEREAEEEEKQRFHGTPVTIENFLNWKAKFDAELLEIKRKKMKEEEQAGKNKLSGKQLFEMDHNLDTSDIQFLEEAGNSVEVDESLFQEMDDLELEDEEDDPDYNPVNLDSD